In the genome of Streptomyces sp. Q6, the window CGTGCTGCGTCTGATCATGGAGCGGACCGGCGCGCGGGAGGTCGTGGTCAGTGAGCACGACATCCTGGACGGGATCGCCTGGTCGATCGCCTGATCACCAGGGCCCGAAACCGTCTCGCATGAGCGTGTCGCACCCCGCCTGAGCACGTGAAACGGCCCCCGCGACACGCTCCGGCGACACCCCGTCGGGAAAGTTCGTGAAGTTCTTCACAAGGAATTCGGTCCTCTTGGGCGTCAATTGCGGCCCGAGAGCCCGTTCGGGGTCGGCCGAGGACCTTGCCGGGAGAGGTTCACGGGGTTCCCGCAGTGTTACGCGCACGTGAAAACCGGGAGTGGTCCAGTGCGTCCGAATGCCCACTGTGGCTGCTCAAGAGGGGTGAGGAACGACTGGCGGTACACCGTGGTTCCCTGTGAACGCCATGACATGGGTCACGTGGGCGGCGAAGTGTAGCAGAGCCCTCACGGAACCTTGTGAAGGGGCGCACGAGCGACCCCCTCCAGTCGGGTGGATACTCGATGGCATGAGCACCACGGAGCGTCCCAGGATCCTCATTGTCGGGGGTGGGTACGTAGGCCTGTACGCGGCGCGACGCATCCTGAAGAAGATGCGTTACGCGGAAGCGACCGTCACGGTCGTCGACCCGCGCTCGTACATGACGTACCAGCCCTTCCTCCCCGAGACCGCCGCCGGCAGCATCTCGCCGCGCAACGTCGTCGTCCCGCTGCGACGCGCTGTGCCGGGAGCCGAGATTCTCACCGGCCGCGTCACCACCATCGACCAGGACCGCAAGGTCGCCACGGTCGCCCCGCTCGTCGGCGAGGCGTACGAGGTGCCCTTCGACTACCTGGTGATCGCGCTCGGCGCGGTCTCCCGCACCTTCCCGACGCCGGGCCTCGCCGAGGTCGGCATCGGTATGAAGGGCGTCGAGGAGGCCATCGGGCTGCGCAACCACGTCCTCGAGCAGCTCGACAAGGCCGAGTCGACGACCGACGAGGAGATCCGCCGCAAGGCGCTCACCTTCGTCTTCGTCGGTGGCGGCTTCGCGGGCGCCGAGACGATCGGCGAGGTCGAGGACCTGGCGCGCGACGCGGCCAAGTTCTACAAGAACGTGAAGCGCGAGGACATGCGCTTCATCCTGGTCGACGCCGCCGACAAGGTGCTGCCCGAGGTGGGCCCGGAGCTCGGCGTCTACGGCCGCAAGCACCTGGAGTCCCGCGGGATCGAGGTCTACCTCAGCACCACGATGCCGTCCTGCGTCGACGGTCACGTCGTGCTCAGCAACGGCCTGGAGGCCGACTCCAACACCATCGTGTGGACCGCCGGCGTCAAGCCGAACCCGGCGCTCGCCCGCTTCGGTCTCCCGCTCGGCCCGCGCGGCCACGTGGACACCAGCGAGAAGCTCCAGGTCCAGGGCACCGACTACATCTGGGCCGCGGGCGACAACGCCCAGGTCCCGGACCTCGTCGGGCGCGCCAACGGCAACCCGAACGCTTGG includes:
- a CDS encoding NAD(P)/FAD-dependent oxidoreductase is translated as MSTTERPRILIVGGGYVGLYAARRILKKMRYAEATVTVVDPRSYMTYQPFLPETAAGSISPRNVVVPLRRAVPGAEILTGRVTTIDQDRKVATVAPLVGEAYEVPFDYLVIALGAVSRTFPTPGLAEVGIGMKGVEEAIGLRNHVLEQLDKAESTTDEEIRRKALTFVFVGGGFAGAETIGEVEDLARDAAKFYKNVKREDMRFILVDAADKVLPEVGPELGVYGRKHLESRGIEVYLSTTMPSCVDGHVVLSNGLEADSNTIVWTAGVKPNPALARFGLPLGPRGHVDTSEKLQVQGTDYIWAAGDNAQVPDLVGRANGNPNAWCPPNAQHAMRQAKVLGDNVVSGMRGFPQQDYKHANKGAVAGLGLHKGVAMIVMGKMKIKLKGRLAWYMHRGYHGMAMPTYNRKIRVIAEWTINMFQKRDITALGALETPREEFYEAAKPAPAPAKAEEKKVEEKAKAS